The following is a genomic window from Actinomadura sp. WMMB 499.
CGGGACGTCCTGGGGTTCGACCCTCGACCAGGCGCTCGAACTCGACAGCGAGGGCGTGCACTTCATCGGCGCGGACGCATCCGTCCGGACCTATCCGCAGCGCCCGGTGCCGAACGTGGCGTTCATGCCGGGCGCCGGGCCACGGCATCCGCTCGTCCTGACCTCCGCCGGCGGGTACACCGTCACCGACCCGTACGCGGGCCGCACGCTGCACTTTCCCGCGCCGGGTGAGGAGACGGGATGGTCGCGGCTACCGCTGACGGCGATTACCGACCGCAACGGCAACCGCATCGACTTCCTGTACGAGGAGCAGGCGCTCACCGAGGTGCGGCACTCGGGCGGCTATCAGATCCTGGTCGACACCGCCCCGACCGGTGACGGCGACCGCCGCGTCACCGCGCTGCGCACACCGGACGGGACGACGCCGGTGCGGTTCGGCTACGACGACGCGGGCGACCTGACCGAAGTCTACGACGCCTCCGGTGTTCCGCAGCGGTTCACCTACGACGCCGAGCACCGGCTGACCGGATGGGTGGACCGCAACGAGCATTGGTACCGGTACACCTACGACGAGCGGGGCCGCGCCGTCCGCGGTGAGGGCTCGGGGGGCGTCCTGAACACCATGTTCGTCCACGAGCCCGACAAGCGCCGCACCCTGGTCTCCGACGCGCTCGGGAACACGACCGTCCACCGGTACAACGAGTACGACCAGATCGTCGAGGAGACCGACCCGCTCGGCAACGTCACCCGCTCCGAATGGGACGAGTACGACCGGCTCCTCTCGCGCACCGACCCGCTCGGCCACACGACCCGGTTCGCTTACGACGAGCGTGGCAACCTCACCGATGTCCGGTATCCCGATGGCACTTCCGGCGCGACCGAGTTCAACGAATTCAATCTGCCCGTCCGCCGCGTCCGGCCCGATGGGAGGCAGTGGGCCTGGGAGTACGACGAGCGCGGCAATCTCGCCCGGGAGACGGACCCGGCGGGGGCGGTCACCACCTTCTCCCACGGCGAGCGAGGTGGCCTGGTCTCGGTCACCGATGCGCTCGGCGCCACCACCCGCGCCGAACTCGACGCCGCCGGCCTGCCCACCACCATCATCGACGCGTCCGGCGGCACCTCTCGCCGCGTTTACGACGCGATGGGACGGCTCACCGGCCATACCGATCCGACGGGCGCACGCACCACCTTCGCCTGGACGGTCGAGGGGCGGCCCGCCTCGGTGACGCGGCCCGACGGGACGGTCGAGCGGTGGCGGTACGACGGCGAGGGCAACGCGATCGAGCACACCGACGCGTCCGGTGGGACGACCCGCACCGAATACGGCCCGCTGGATCAGCCGACGGCCGTGATCCGGCCGGACGGGTCCCGGCTGGCGTTCACCCACGACGCCGAGCGGCGCCTTGCCACCGTCACCAACGATGCGGGCCTGACCTGGTGTTACACCTACGATCCGGCGGGACGCCTGACCGCTGAGACCGACTTCAACGGCCGCACCATCGCCTACGTCCTCGACGCCGCGGGGCGCCTGACGTCCCGCACCAACGGCGCCGGCCAGACCGTCGCCTACACCCGCGATCCCCTCGGGAACACCATCGAGAAGACCAGCGGTGACCAAGTCACCGCCTTCGCCTACGACCCGTTGGGCCGCCTGATCGAGGCCACCGGCCCCGGCGGCGCGCTGCGCCTGGAACGCGACGCGCTCGGCCGCGTCACCGCCGAGACCACCGGCGGCGCCACCACCGCCTACTCCCGCGACCCGCTCGGCCGCGTGATCCGCCGCCGCACCCCATCCGGCGCCGAAGCCGTCTGGGCCTACACGCCCACCGGACTGCCCGCTCGGCTGGCCACGGGCGGCCAGACCCTCACCTTCACCCACGACCTCGCGGGCCGCGAGACCGGCCGCCGCATAGGCGCCTCGGCGGCCATGTCCCAGCAGTGGGACTCCTTGGGCCGCCTCACCGCCCAGACTCTGTGGGGTGCTCCCACGTCCGCCGGCGACCAGGCGCGGCTGTTGCAGCACCGCACCTACGCCTACCGCCCCGACGGGAACCTTACCGGCGTCACCGACAGCCTCAGCGGCGACCGCGCTTACGCCCTCGACACTCGGGGCCGCATCACGGCCGTCACCGCCCACGGCTGGACCGAGCGCTATACCTACGATGGCAGCGGCAACCTCGCCCACGCCGACCATCCGGCCCCCGACCCGGACGCGGCCGAGAGCGGGGTTCGCGAATACGACGGCACGCTTGTGCGGCGTGCCGGGCGCACCCGCTACGAGCACGACGCCCAGGGACGCATCGTCCTGCGCGAACGCGTCACCCTGTCCGGCAAGCGCCGCACCTGGCGGTTCCACTGGGACGCCGACGACCGGCTCACCGCCGTCGAAACCCCCGGCGGCTCACACTGGCGATACCACTACGACCCGCTGGGCCGCCGCATCGCCAAGCACCAGTACGCGCCCGACGGCGGCACCCGCCTCCAGAGCTACGCCTACGCCTGGGACGGCACCCGCCTCGCCGAACAGACCCACCACATCCACGCCCGGGACCGCCCGCGCCGCATCACCACCTGGACTTATGAGCCAGGCACCCACAAACCCCTGACCCAGACCGAGCGCCACTCCGCGACCGCGCCGCAGGAGTGGATCGACCAGCGGTTCCACGCCATCGTCACCGACCTGGTCGGCACCCCGGCCGAACTCGTCGATCCGGGCGGGGCCGTCACGCCCGCCCGCACCAGCGCGTGGGGAGCACCGGCGACCGACACCCCGTCCCCCTGCCCCCTGCGCATGCCCGGCCAGTACCACGATCCCGAGACCGGCCTCCACTACAACTTCCGCCGCTACTACGACCCCGCCAATGCCGGATACCTCTCGCCCGACCCACTCGGCCTGGCACCGCAACCCAACCCGCACGCCTATGTCCCCAACCCCACCACCTGGCTCGACCCTCTCGGCCTCACCCCGCACAACTACGGCGGGAGCAGCGGGCAGCCCCGCGTCCCGTGGACGTCGACCGGCCAGTATGACGCGGACGGGCATCCCATCGACGGGACGAAGCTGCCCACCGACGACGCGCTGACCGCGGCGGAGCGCTGGGTGGGCCCCGGGTACAGCGAGCCGGTCCCCGGCTCCGGCAGGTTCGTGTCGGCGGACGGAACCCGGGTCGCGAGAATGGGGGAAAGCGACATCACCGGTCGGCACGGCGGTGGCCCGCACATGAACTTCGAAGGGTTGGCGCCCAACCCGCGAAGACCCGACAGGATGCAGGTCATCGAGAACCGGCACATCTACATCGACTGACTCGGGAGCGACGCGATGCGATGGACGATCAACGTGGAGGCCCCGTCCCCCCAGCGGGGACTCGCGTTCGGGTGGGAGGACGGGTACGACATCTCCGTCTCGGCCGAGGCGGGCGAGGTCGTCGTCGCCGCCAACCGTGAGGGGCTGATCTCCCTGGCACGGCACCTGCTGACGCTCGCACAGGACGGCGTGACCCCGGGGTCGCACCTGCACCTCACAGCTGGGCAGGAGCTCGAATCGACCTGCGACCTGGTCCTCGAACGGCGGTGAGCCGGCCCGCCCGCCTCCCGGCGGGCACGCCCGCCGGGAGGCGTGGAACCGGGAGGGGCGGGCGGGCATCTGAATCGGGTGGCGAGCGATCGGCGAGAGCGGACGGGACCGGAAGCGGCGGCGGGGAGCACGGAGGAGCTGCGGCGGCGCTACAAGGCGGTGCGGAAGCTGGCCCCGGGCGAACCCGGCGGCGACAAGGAACGCTACCTGGCCGACCTGGAGGCCCTGCACGCGGACGCGGAGGCCTACGGCGAGCCCGGGATCCTCTTCAAGATCAGCATCGAGTACGCCTACTCGCTGAGCATCTCGGGCTGGAAGAAGCACTCCCGGGAGCTCACCTCCCGGTGGCTCGCGGTCCTCCGGAAGTGCCTGCTGATGTGGCACGAGGCGCCGCACCGGCACGGCGAAGGCGACGTCTCGGCGATGTGGACGCAGTTCTACCGGCTCCTCGACTGGTACATCCGGTTCCATCCCGAGCCCGCCGACCGGGTGGCCCGGCTGATCGACGAGCTGGAACGGTACTGCCCGCCCACCCGGACCGGGGCGCGGTACGCGCTCGACACCGCGCGGATGAAGATCGCGGCCCGCCGCGGCGACGCCGCCGAGGTCGACCGGATCTGGCGCGGGCTGCGCATGCGGGACGTCCCGACGGAGCACTTCTTCCGCGACGGCGTGGCCGGGACCGACGCGACCATGTGGACGCTGCTGGGCCGCCACGAGCGGGCGATCGAGGCGATGGCGCCCCTGCTCGCGGGGCGGATGCCCGTGCGGAAGGGCGCCCGCGTGTACGAGGAGGACCTCCTCATGCCGTACCTGCACACCGGGCGGGTGGCCGAGGCGGTCGCG
Proteins encoded in this region:
- a CDS encoding RHS repeat-associated core domain-containing protein, with the protein product MFGKMAGDFFPAPKRRNPGDNGPTPPRTGRTNPGPGGSPPGGRRNGSEQSRARPTNRTPSGGDPIGIVTGDVLLSQVDVSLSGVLPLILERTHVSSFQAGRWFGTSWGSTLDQALELDSEGVHFIGADASVRTYPQRPVPNVAFMPGAGPRHPLVLTSAGGYTVTDPYAGRTLHFPAPGEETGWSRLPLTAITDRNGNRIDFLYEEQALTEVRHSGGYQILVDTAPTGDGDRRVTALRTPDGTTPVRFGYDDAGDLTEVYDASGVPQRFTYDAEHRLTGWVDRNEHWYRYTYDERGRAVRGEGSGGVLNTMFVHEPDKRRTLVSDALGNTTVHRYNEYDQIVEETDPLGNVTRSEWDEYDRLLSRTDPLGHTTRFAYDERGNLTDVRYPDGTSGATEFNEFNLPVRRVRPDGRQWAWEYDERGNLARETDPAGAVTTFSHGERGGLVSVTDALGATTRAELDAAGLPTTIIDASGGTSRRVYDAMGRLTGHTDPTGARTTFAWTVEGRPASVTRPDGTVERWRYDGEGNAIEHTDASGGTTRTEYGPLDQPTAVIRPDGSRLAFTHDAERRLATVTNDAGLTWCYTYDPAGRLTAETDFNGRTIAYVLDAAGRLTSRTNGAGQTVAYTRDPLGNTIEKTSGDQVTAFAYDPLGRLIEATGPGGALRLERDALGRVTAETTGGATTAYSRDPLGRVIRRRTPSGAEAVWAYTPTGLPARLATGGQTLTFTHDLAGRETGRRIGASAAMSQQWDSLGRLTAQTLWGAPTSAGDQARLLQHRTYAYRPDGNLTGVTDSLSGDRAYALDTRGRITAVTAHGWTERYTYDGSGNLAHADHPAPDPDAAESGVREYDGTLVRRAGRTRYEHDAQGRIVLRERVTLSGKRRTWRFHWDADDRLTAVETPGGSHWRYHYDPLGRRIAKHQYAPDGGTRLQSYAYAWDGTRLAEQTHHIHARDRPRRITTWTYEPGTHKPLTQTERHSATAPQEWIDQRFHAIVTDLVGTPAELVDPGGAVTPARTSAWGAPATDTPSPCPLRMPGQYHDPETGLHYNFRRYYDPANAGYLSPDPLGLAPQPNPHAYVPNPTTWLDPLGLTPHNYGGSSGQPRVPWTSTGQYDADGHPIDGTKLPTDDALTAAERWVGPGYSEPVPGSGRFVSADGTRVARMGESDITGRHGGGPHMNFEGLAPNPRRPDRMQVIENRHIYID